A region of Ictidomys tridecemlineatus isolate mIctTri1 chromosome 4, mIctTri1.hap1, whole genome shotgun sequence DNA encodes the following proteins:
- the Spi1 gene encoding transcription factor PU.1 isoform X1, producing the protein MFMSHSHTHTHTHTHTHTHTRLLVDVPKTLPGLASHSLLLCAHEQIHLISTPHFLSDPNAAQEVPQTWAVFVPGKGAQRNHAQDLPWPRDRLRGCVAVPQTPASHRGFPGILRRCPLPGTVLRPGLGGAAPWVWTSSGSVRKDHYWDFHPHHVHSEFESFPENHFTELQSVQPPQLQQLYRHMELEQMHVLDTPMAPAHTSLGHQVPYLPRMCLPYPSLSPHQPSSDEEEGERQSPPLEVSDGEADGLEPGPGLLHGETGSKKKIRLYQFLLDLLRSGDMKDSIWWVDKDKGTFQFSSKHKEALAHRWGIQKGNRKKMTYQKMARALRNYGKTGEVKKVKKKLTYQFSGEVLGRGGLAERRHPPH; encoded by the exons ATGTTCATGagccactcacacacacacacacacacacacacacacacacacacacacacacggctgtTAGTGGACGTCCCAAAGACACTGCCCGGACTGGCTTCTCATTCACTCCTTCTTTGTGCCCATGAACAAATCCATCTCATCTCTACACCCCACTTTCTTTCGGACCCAAACGCTGCTCAGGAAGTCCCTCAGACGTGGGCAGTTTTTGTTCCTGGAAAAGGTGCCCAGAGAAACCATGCTCAAGATCTGCCCTGGCCCCGAGACAGGCTGCGGGGGTGTGTGGCTGTTCCCCAGACTCCAGCCAGCCACCGGGGCTTCCCAGGGATCCTGCGGCGCTGCCCCCTCCCTGGAACAGTACTCAGGCCAGGGCTTGGAGGAGCAGCACCGTGGGTCTGGACGAGCTCTGGAAGTGTGAGAAAAG ACCACTACTGGGACTTCCACCCTCACCACGTGCACAGCGAGTTCGAGAGCTTCCCCGAGAACCACTTCACGGAGCTGCAGAGCGTGCAGCCCCCGCAGCTGCAGCAGCTCTACCGCCACATGGAGCTGGAGCAGATGCACGTCCTCGACACCCCCATGGCGCCGGCCCACACCAGCCTCGGCCACCAG GTCCCCTACCTGCCCCGGATGTGCCTCCCATACCCATCCCTGTCCCCACATCAGCCCAGCTCAGATGAGGAGGAGGGCGAGCGGCAGAGCCCTCCACTGGAGGTTTCTGATGGGGAGGCGGATGGTCTGGAGCCCGGGCCTGGCCTTCTGCACGGGGAAACAG GCAGCAAGAAGAAGATCCGCCTGTATCAGTTCCTGCTCGATCTGCTTCGCAGTGGGGACATGAAGGACAGCATCTGGTGGGTGGACAAGGACAAGGGCACCTTCCAGTTCTCGTCCAAGCACAAGGAGGCGCTGGCGCACCGCTGGGGCATCCAGAAGGGCAACCGCAAGAAGATGACCTACCAGAAGATGGCGCGCGCGCTGCGCAACTACGGCAAGACGGGCGAGGTGAAGAAGGTCAAGAAGAAGCTCACCTACCAGTTCAGCGGCGAGGTGCTGGGCCGCGGCGGCCTGGCCGAGCGCCGCCACCCGCCGCACTGA